From a single Nostoc sp. MS1 genomic region:
- a CDS encoding ATP-binding protein: MSTPKSDGKIGKQGLVDEVVDLTNCDQEPIHIPGLVQPHGVILVLQDPSLKIIQVSSNSQEIIGQKPDKLLGKPLSYLLDVKQINKIQQCLSEDFESINPINISITIFKRSIDFDGIVHRLDETIILEIEPQKVKVKTNFFDFYNQVKGTITRIQKAPTLLEMCQIVVKEIRRITDFERVMVYRFDPEGAGSVIAEDTDQETPYLDLRYPASDIPKQARHLYTLNWLRLIPDANYQPVPLIPTNNPITNQPLDLSLAVLRSVSPIHLEYMHNMGVTASMSISLMQNQKLWGLIACHHSSPKYIPYNIRTACEFIGQVMSVELANKEASEDIDYKMQLKALQTQFVEALSQAEYLLDGMVQLKSQLLHLVNATGAVIFSGKQYIHVGETPSEGEVQALLDWIKPHLRESLFETRSLSQDYPPAASYAAIASGVLALEISRVHRNYILWFRPEVIQTVNWGGNPNKPVEVSADGSLRMSPRKSFDSWQETVRGRALPWKSCEIAAVSELRSLIVGIVLRQADELASMNFELQRSNEELDSFAYIASHDLKEPLRGIHNYANFLMEDYAEVLNDDGVAKLQTLVRLTQRMEDLINSLLHFSRLGRAELMRQTVNLNELVQQAIATLTIARPQTEVEFRIPQTLPNLECDRAQVNELFTNLISNAIKYNDKPQKWVEIGYIQQELPSPIFYVRDNGIGISPQHIEKIFQIFRRLHGRDEFGGGTGAGLTIARKIVERHGGRIWVESTPNQGSTFYFTLSAEEIS, translated from the coding sequence ATGTCTACTCCTAAAAGCGATGGAAAAATAGGAAAACAAGGTTTGGTTGATGAAGTGGTTGATTTGACAAACTGTGACCAAGAACCGATTCATATTCCAGGGTTAGTCCAACCTCATGGGGTTATTTTAGTATTACAAGACCCTTCCCTAAAAATTATTCAAGTAAGTAGTAATTCGCAAGAAATAATTGGGCAAAAACCAGATAAATTGCTAGGCAAACCCCTGTCATACTTATTGGATGTTAAGCAAATTAATAAGATTCAGCAGTGTTTGAGCGAAGATTTTGAAAGTATTAATCCCATAAATATTTCTATTACAATTTTCAAAAGATCAATTGATTTTGATGGGATTGTGCATCGTTTAGATGAGACAATTATTCTAGAAATAGAGCCACAAAAAGTAAAGGTAAAAACTAACTTTTTTGACTTTTATAATCAGGTGAAGGGAACAATTACGCGCATTCAGAAAGCACCCACTTTGCTAGAAATGTGCCAAATTGTTGTCAAGGAAATCCGGCGTATCACTGATTTTGAGCGCGTTATGGTCTACCGCTTTGACCCAGAAGGTGCAGGTAGTGTCATTGCTGAAGATACTGACCAAGAAACACCTTATCTCGATTTACGCTACCCGGCCTCTGATATTCCCAAGCAAGCCCGACATCTCTACACCCTCAACTGGTTACGCTTGATTCCCGATGCTAACTACCAACCTGTTCCTTTAATTCCAACAAATAATCCCATAACTAATCAGCCATTAGATTTAAGTCTAGCGGTGTTGCGGAGTGTGTCTCCAATTCACTTGGAATATATGCACAATATGGGCGTGACTGCTTCCATGTCTATTTCTCTGATGCAGAATCAAAAGCTTTGGGGATTAATTGCTTGTCATCATTCATCACCCAAGTATATTCCATATAATATTCGCACTGCTTGTGAGTTTATTGGGCAGGTGATGTCTGTAGAACTGGCAAACAAAGAGGCCAGCGAGGACATCGACTACAAAATGCAGTTAAAGGCTTTGCAAACTCAATTTGTTGAGGCTTTGTCCCAAGCTGAGTATTTATTAGATGGGATGGTGCAACTCAAATCTCAATTACTCCATTTGGTAAACGCTACGGGGGCGGTAATTTTCAGTGGTAAGCAGTATATTCATGTAGGTGAAACACCTTCAGAGGGTGAGGTTCAAGCTTTACTCGATTGGATTAAGCCGCATCTGCGTGAAAGTTTGTTTGAAACCCGATCGCTCTCTCAAGATTATCCCCCAGCCGCGTCGTATGCGGCGATCGCTAGTGGGGTTTTAGCACTAGAAATTTCGCGGGTTCATCGTAATTACATTCTCTGGTTCCGTCCAGAGGTGATTCAAACTGTGAATTGGGGTGGTAATCCTAATAAGCCTGTGGAAGTTTCCGCCGATGGTAGTTTACGCATGTCTCCGCGCAAATCTTTCGATTCGTGGCAAGAAACGGTGCGGGGTCGTGCTTTGCCGTGGAAATCTTGCGAAATTGCCGCAGTTTCCGAATTACGTAGCTTGATTGTCGGTATTGTGCTACGTCAAGCTGATGAATTAGCTTCGATGAACTTTGAATTACAACGCAGTAATGAAGAACTCGATTCTTTTGCTTACATTGCTTCCCACGACTTGAAAGAACCACTACGGGGTATTCACAATTACGCTAACTTCTTAATGGAAGATTATGCAGAGGTATTAAATGATGATGGGGTAGCGAAGTTGCAAACCCTGGTGCGTTTGACACAACGCATGGAAGACTTGATTAATTCCTTACTGCATTTCTCCCGCTTGGGACGCGCCGAACTGATGCGACAAACGGTAAACTTGAATGAGTTAGTACAGCAGGCGATCGCCACCTTGACAATTGCCCGACCACAAACTGAAGTAGAATTTCGCATACCCCAAACCTTACCCAACTTAGAATGCGATCGCGCCCAAGTTAATGAGCTTTTCACCAACTTGATCAGCAACGCGATTAAATATAATGATAAACCCCAAAAATGGGTAGAAATCGGCTATATTCAGCAGGAATTACCCTCCCCCATTTTCTACGTCCGTGATAACGGTATCGGTATCTCACCACAACACATTGAGAAAATTTTTCAGATTTTCCGCCGTTTACATGGACGCGATGAGTTTGGTGGCGGGACAGGCGCAGGATTAACCATTGCCCGAAAAATTGTGGAACGACATGGAGGCCGAATTTGGGTAGAATCTACACCAAATCAAGGTAGCACATTTTACTTTACGCTCTCGGCGGAGGAAATCTCTTGA
- a CDS encoding response regulator: MNRDLTLFVQKKPPLLVVEDSNEDFEAVQRFLQRSPLTIPIQRCVNGEQALAFLYRTGNYSDRQKFPRPGLILLDLNLPGTDGREVLRRIKEDDNLKTIPVVVFTTSDNPKDIDDCYRYGVNSYIVKPINFEQLKRDVQTLVNYWFEVTTLPERSED; the protein is encoded by the coding sequence TTGAACCGCGATTTAACCTTGTTTGTGCAGAAAAAGCCGCCACTTTTAGTTGTGGAAGATAGTAATGAAGACTTTGAGGCAGTGCAACGGTTTTTGCAGCGATCGCCCTTGACAATTCCTATCCAGAGGTGTGTGAACGGGGAGCAAGCCTTGGCGTTTCTTTATCGGACTGGCAACTATAGCGATCGCCAAAAATTCCCCCGTCCTGGCTTGATTTTGCTCGATTTAAATCTACCCGGAACCGATGGCAGAGAGGTATTGCGACGCATTAAAGAAGATGATAATTTAAAAACTATTCCAGTTGTAGTATTTACTACCTCTGATAACCCTAAAGATATTGATGACTGTTACAGATACGGAGTTAACAGTTATATCGTTAAACCGATCAACTTTGAGCAGCTAAAACGGGATGTGCAAACGCTAGTAAACTATTGGTTTGAAGTGACAACGCTGCCTGAGCGTTCAGAGGATTAA